A region from the Nostoc sp. HK-01 genome encodes:
- a CDS encoding HEAT repeat-containing PBS lyase, giving the protein MQGNINQLLMQAQTAYDSADWSSLIQYLQQLILVDDEQHSEYLLELALSILEMGDFQQRWDISKVLLRLGNIAISPLISILEDEDTEEELRWYAARTLGEFQHPEAIAPLVELLKTSEDEELKAIAATALGQMGSLAITELSQLLKQDDTRLLAVRSLAYIRTPETITPLLSVVQDAEVAVRVTALEALSSFHDQRVTPVLLQALDDVVAAVRRIAVLGLGFRPDLNSELDLVTRLQTKLYDFNIEVCCAAATALSRLGGDAATHHLFIVLMSPHTPTTLQLEIIPALVWVGTLSGLKYLQQAFNQIQSEKVWQEIVTVLGRVEKPHLATKATEILLEFLNSHHPATEITNIKSAIALSLGQLGNQQAIPSLTTLVKDSNEQVRLHAIAALKKLAPEFLPISLD; this is encoded by the coding sequence ATGCAAGGCAATATCAACCAGCTTTTAATGCAGGCGCAGACAGCGTATGATAGTGCTGACTGGTCATCACTGATTCAATATCTACAACAGTTGATTTTGGTAGATGATGAGCAACATTCAGAATATTTGCTGGAATTAGCACTCTCTATTTTAGAAATGGGGGATTTTCAGCAACGCTGGGATATTAGCAAGGTATTACTGCGCTTGGGAAATATTGCTATTTCACCATTGATTAGCATCTTAGAAGATGAAGATACAGAGGAAGAATTGCGCTGGTATGCGGCGCGAACTTTGGGCGAGTTTCAGCATCCAGAGGCGATCGCACCTTTGGTAGAATTGCTCAAAACTAGCGAAGATGAAGAATTAAAAGCGATCGCCGCTACAGCACTAGGACAAATGGGTAGTTTAGCAATTACTGAACTCTCCCAACTTCTAAAACAAGATGATACAAGGCTTTTGGCAGTGCGATCGCTTGCTTATATTCGCACTCCAGAAACTATCACACCATTGTTGAGTGTGGTACAAGATGCCGAAGTTGCAGTTCGCGTCACTGCATTAGAAGCCCTCAGCAGCTTTCATGATCAACGTGTAACACCTGTACTATTGCAAGCTTTAGATGATGTAGTTGCAGCAGTCAGACGTATAGCCGTGTTGGGTTTAGGGTTTCGCCCTGATTTAAATTCCGAACTAGATTTAGTAACACGACTACAAACCAAGCTTTACGACTTCAACATTGAAGTTTGTTGTGCTGCTGCTACAGCCCTTTCTCGCCTTGGTGGTGATGCTGCTACCCATCATTTATTTATAGTATTGATGTCACCCCACACACCCACAACCTTACAACTAGAAATTATTCCCGCTTTAGTTTGGGTGGGGACACTCTCTGGTTTGAAATATTTACAGCAAGCATTCAACCAAATTCAATCAGAAAAAGTGTGGCAGGAAATTGTCACCGTTTTGGGGCGAGTCGAAAAACCGCATTTAGCTACAAAAGCTACAGAAATTTTATTAGAGTTCCTGAATTCCCATCATCCAGCAACAGAAATTACTAATATCAAAAGTGCAATCGCCTTATCTTTAGGACAGTTAGGCAATCAGCAAGCTATCCCCTCATTAACTACTTTAGTCAAAGACTCGAATGAGCAAGTTAGATTACATGCGATCGCTGCACTCAAAAAACTCGCACCAGAATTTCTACCAATCAGTCTTGACTAA
- a CDS encoding acetyl-CoA carboxylase biotin carboxyl carrier protein produces MPLDFNEIRQLLVTIAQTDIAEVTLKSDDFELTVRKAVSFNNHAVPPAAIGGVAAVTTVATGGVAPTLSAERILDNAVAGAGVQISGNAPSAIDQRLVEVASPMVGTFYRAPAPGEAPFVEVGDRVRQGQTVCIIEAMKLMNEIEAEISGQVMEILLQNGEPVEYGQPLMRINPD; encoded by the coding sequence GTGCCTTTGGACTTTAATGAAATCCGCCAACTACTGGTAACTATTGCACAAACAGATATTGCAGAAGTAACTCTTAAAAGTGATGACTTTGAGCTAACAGTGCGTAAAGCTGTGAGCTTTAACAATCACGCTGTACCGCCAGCTGCTATTGGTGGTGTAGCGGCAGTGACGACAGTTGCAACCGGAGGCGTAGCACCCACGCTGTCCGCCGAGCGTATTTTAGATAATGCTGTGGCTGGTGCTGGTGTACAAATATCGGGAAATGCGCCTTCAGCGATAGATCAAAGATTAGTTGAAGTTGCTTCGCCAATGGTAGGAACTTTTTATCGCGCACCCGCACCAGGCGAAGCGCCTTTTGTGGAAGTTGGCGATCGCGTCCGTCAAGGACAAACGGTGTGTATCATTGAAGCGATGAAGCTAATGAACGAAATTGAAGCCGAAATTTCCGGGCAAGTTATGGAAATTCTTCTCCAAAATGGGGAACCTGTAGAATATGGTCAACCTTTGATGCGAATTAACCCTGATTAA
- a CDS encoding elongation factor P, with product MISSNDFRPGVSIVLDGSVWRVVDFLHVKPGKGSAFVRTTLKNVQSGKVLERTFRAGETVPQATLEKSTMQHTYKEGDEFVFMDMETYEEGRLSATQIGDRVKYLKEGMEVNVIRWGEQVLEVELPNSVVLEITQTDPGVKGDTATGGTKPAIVETGATIMVPLFISQGERIRIDTREDKYLGRE from the coding sequence ATGATTTCTAGTAACGACTTTCGACCCGGTGTATCAATTGTATTAGACGGGTCTGTATGGCGGGTGGTAGATTTTCTCCACGTTAAACCCGGTAAAGGTTCGGCGTTTGTCAGAACAACCCTGAAAAACGTCCAAAGCGGTAAGGTTCTAGAAAGGACTTTCCGGGCTGGGGAAACTGTGCCGCAAGCGACTCTGGAAAAAAGCACAATGCAGCATACCTATAAAGAAGGCGATGAGTTTGTCTTTATGGATATGGAAACCTATGAAGAAGGACGACTTAGCGCAACGCAAATTGGCGATCGCGTTAAATACCTCAAAGAAGGTATGGAAGTCAATGTGATTCGTTGGGGTGAGCAAGTGCTAGAAGTAGAATTACCTAATTCAGTAGTGCTAGAAATTACTCAAACTGATCCTGGTGTCAAGGGTGATACGGCTACAGGTGGCACTAAACCAGCCATAGTAGAAACTGGTGCAACTATTATGGTTCCCTTGTTTATTTCTCAAGGAGAACGGATTCGGATTGATACTCGTGAAGATAAATATTTAGGCAGGGAATAA
- the nirA gene encoding ferredoxin--nitrite reductase, which produces MTDTGTTTKTSLNKFEKFKAEKDGLAIKAEIEKFAALGWEAMDETDRDHRLKWVGVFFRPVTPGKFMMRLRMPNGILTSDQMRVLAEVLQRYGDDGSADITTRQNIQLRGIRIEDLPHIFNKFHAVGLTSVQSGMDNVRNITGDPVAGLDADELFDTRDLVQQIQDMLTNKGEGNPEFTNLPRKFNIAITGGRDNSVHAEINDLAFVPAFKEATFGFNILVGGFFSAKRCDAAIPLNAWVAPEDVVAVCRAVLEVFRDNGSRANRLKSRLMWLLDEWGIDKFRAEVEQRLGKSFLPAAPKDEIDWEKRDHIGVYKQKQPGLNYVGFHVPVGRLYAEDMFEIARLAEVYGSGEIRLTVEQNIIIPNISDSSLGTFLAEPLLERFSINPGTLERSLVSCTGAQFCNFALIETKNRALATIQALEEDLTFTQPVRIHWTGCPNSCGQPQVADIGLMGTKARKDGKAVEGVDIYMGGKVGKDAHLGTCAIKGIPCEDLQPVLKELLIKHFGAKLKQEALVEV; this is translated from the coding sequence ATGACAGATACAGGAACCACTACCAAAACCAGCCTGAATAAGTTTGAAAAATTCAAAGCTGAAAAAGATGGACTTGCCATCAAAGCAGAGATTGAAAAATTTGCTGCCCTCGGATGGGAAGCAATGGATGAAACCGACCGGGATCATCGACTCAAGTGGGTAGGAGTATTTTTCCGCCCAGTTACCCCTGGCAAGTTCATGATGCGGTTGCGGATGCCCAACGGCATTCTCACCAGCGACCAAATGCGTGTGTTAGCAGAAGTATTGCAGCGTTATGGCGATGATGGTAGTGCTGACATTACTACCAGACAGAATATTCAATTGCGAGGCATCAGAATTGAAGATTTACCTCATATCTTCAATAAATTTCACGCCGTTGGTTTAACAAGTGTGCAGTCAGGGATGGATAACGTCCGCAACATCACAGGCGATCCTGTTGCTGGGCTGGATGCTGATGAATTGTTCGACACACGAGATTTGGTGCAGCAAATTCAAGATATGCTCACCAACAAAGGCGAAGGCAACCCAGAGTTTACCAACCTACCTCGCAAGTTTAATATTGCTATCACAGGTGGAAGAGATAATTCAGTTCACGCAGAAATCAACGATTTAGCGTTTGTCCCAGCTTTTAAAGAGGCAACATTCGGGTTTAACATCTTAGTTGGTGGCTTCTTCTCTGCTAAACGTTGTGATGCGGCAATTCCTCTGAATGCTTGGGTAGCCCCAGAAGATGTAGTAGCCGTATGTAGAGCCGTTTTAGAAGTATTTCGAGACAATGGCTCACGCGCTAACCGCCTGAAATCTCGTTTAATGTGGCTACTTGATGAATGGGGTATAGATAAGTTTCGCGCAGAAGTTGAACAGCGTTTAGGTAAATCGTTTTTACCAGCTGCACCCAAAGATGAGATTGATTGGGAAAAACGCGACCATATCGGCGTATATAAACAAAAACAACCAGGATTGAACTATGTAGGTTTTCACGTCCCGGTTGGGCGGTTGTATGCCGAAGATATGTTTGAAATAGCCAGACTAGCAGAAGTTTACGGCAGTGGTGAAATTAGACTGACAGTTGAACAAAACATCATCATTCCCAATATTTCTGATAGTAGCCTCGGAACATTTTTGGCAGAACCCTTACTAGAAAGATTTTCCATCAATCCAGGGACGTTGGAGCGATCGCTAGTTTCCTGCACAGGCGCACAATTTTGCAACTTTGCCCTCATCGAAACCAAAAACCGCGCCCTAGCCACCATTCAAGCCTTAGAAGAAGACTTAACCTTCACCCAACCAGTCCGCATTCATTGGACTGGTTGCCCAAACTCCTGCGGACAACCACAAGTCGCAGACATCGGCTTAATGGGTACAAAAGCTCGTAAAGATGGTAAAGCCGTAGAAGGCGTAGACATCTATATGGGCGGTAAAGTCGGCAAAGACGCACACTTAGGAACCTGTGCAATTAAAGGTATCCCCTGCGAAGACTTGCAGCCAGTATTAAAAGAACTACTCATCAAACACTTCGGCGCAAAGCTCAAACAAGAAGCCTTGGTTGAAGTCTGA
- a CDS encoding phospholipid/glycerol acyltransferase produces MSDVIYQAQPPLEFIQPAFNPLFLRVVQTVLPSWIQWQTAISHIEADNVEILADLYREFQGGKVRFLLGFRHPKTDDPFCLGYLLSQLVPKVAREQGITLQSPIHAHFIYDRGIPLWAGEYAGWVASRLGGTPIQRGKADWTGLRSARDLFANGRFPMAAAPEGATNGLSEIMSPLEPGIAQLGFWCAEDLQKAGRSERVLIVPVGLKYSYTTAPWSAIAQLLSELEAASGLPVNAGRKDNIASMELLYPRLLALAEHLLSLMEQFYTRFYHQKLADAQTVSEIKDRNEALALRLQALLNAALQISEQYFNLQAKGTLTDRCRRVEQAGWNYIFREDFKDIKKLSSVEVALGDRIAEEATARMWHMRLVESFVAVSGNYIKAKPSVERFAETTLILSQMIAKIKGDKSFQRPQLGKQKVKITIGQPLSISEHYSAYKESRAGAKQAVADFTNDLQQAMQSLIL; encoded by the coding sequence TTGTCAGACGTAATTTATCAAGCGCAGCCGCCTCTAGAATTTATCCAGCCAGCGTTTAATCCCTTATTTTTGCGAGTTGTTCAAACGGTTTTACCTAGTTGGATACAATGGCAAACTGCTATTTCCCACATTGAAGCAGACAACGTTGAGATTTTGGCGGATCTTTATCGTGAGTTTCAGGGAGGGAAGGTGCGCTTTTTGTTGGGGTTTCGTCATCCTAAAACAGATGATCCTTTTTGTTTAGGTTACTTGCTGTCTCAACTTGTGCCGAAGGTCGCGAGAGAACAGGGTATAACATTACAATCTCCGATTCATGCTCATTTTATCTACGATCGCGGCATTCCTCTTTGGGCAGGTGAATATGCAGGTTGGGTGGCTTCGCGGTTGGGTGGAACACCTATTCAACGTGGTAAGGCTGACTGGACAGGGTTGCGTTCAGCGCGTGATTTATTCGCTAATGGTAGATTTCCAATGGCTGCTGCGCCAGAAGGTGCAACAAATGGACTATCAGAAATTATGAGTCCATTGGAACCTGGTATTGCTCAGTTAGGCTTTTGGTGTGCGGAAGATTTACAAAAAGCCGGACGCTCGGAACGAGTTTTAATTGTACCAGTTGGGCTGAAATATAGTTATACGACTGCGCCTTGGAGTGCGATCGCGCAATTATTAAGTGAGTTGGAAGCGGCTAGTGGTTTGCCTGTGAATGCGGGAAGAAAAGATAATATTGCTTCAATGGAATTACTTTATCCGCGATTATTGGCTTTAGCAGAGCATTTATTATCTTTAATGGAGCAATTTTACACGCGGTTTTATCATCAAAAGTTGGCAGATGCTCAAACTGTCAGTGAAATTAAAGATAGAAATGAAGCCTTAGCATTAAGATTACAGGCTTTATTAAATGCTGCATTACAAATATCCGAACAATATTTTAACTTGCAAGCAAAAGGTACTTTAACAGACCGTTGTCGGCGGGTAGAACAAGCTGGTTGGAATTATATATTTAGAGAAGATTTTAAGGATATCAAAAAATTATCTTCTGTGGAAGTAGCATTAGGCGATCGCATTGCTGAAGAAGCGACTGCGAGAATGTGGCACATGAGATTAGTAGAAAGTTTTGTGGCGGTTTCTGGTAACTATATTAAAGCGAAACCCTCAGTCGAAAGATTTGCTGAAACGACTTTAATTTTATCGCAGATGATTGCCAAAATTAAAGGTGATAAATCTTTCCAACGTCCGCAATTAGGTAAGCAGAAAGTTAAGATTACTATCGGACAGCCGTTATCTATATCTGAGCATTATTCGGCATACAAAGAAAGTCGCGCAGGTGCAAAACAAGCTGTGGCTGATTTCACTAATGATTTACAACAGGCGATGCAAAGTTTGATTTTATAA
- a CDS encoding Rieske [2Fe-2S] domain-containing protein has translation MKRRDFINWVGLGLIASNLPVAIAACSSPSSTSTSAASGDWQKIGTAKELDQNGQLLVKNSPVGNVLVVSTSQAGNLIAVDPTCTHKGCTVDWKADAKKFACPCHRAEYGTDGQVQKGPAEKPLKTYTAKIEGDAILVKG, from the coding sequence ATGAAACGTCGTGATTTCATTAATTGGGTTGGTTTAGGTTTAATAGCTAGTAACCTACCAGTTGCGATTGCTGCCTGTTCTTCACCAAGCAGTACATCAACATCAGCAGCATCGGGAGATTGGCAAAAAATAGGTACAGCCAAAGAATTAGACCAAAATGGGCAACTTTTAGTCAAAAATTCTCCTGTCGGCAATGTTTTGGTGGTTAGTACATCTCAAGCAGGAAATTTAATTGCTGTTGACCCTACCTGTACTCATAAAGGCTGTACCGTAGATTGGAAAGCTGACGCGAAAAAATTTGCCTGTCCCTGTCATCGTGCAGAATATGGCACTGATGGTCAAGTGCAGAAAGGCCCAGCAGAAAAACCCCTCAAAACTTACACCGCTAAAATTGAAGGCGATGCCATTTTAGTTAAGGGTTAA
- a CDS encoding ArsR family transcriptional regulator: MKQALPVPPEVVQQVAEYFSLLSEPMRLRLLHLLRDEEKCVQELVEATQTSQANVSKHLKVMWQAGILSRRSEGTCAYYRVEDEMIFELCNQVCDRIATRLEQQARNFRVLNTKL, encoded by the coding sequence ATGAAACAAGCGTTGCCTGTACCGCCGGAAGTGGTGCAACAAGTAGCCGAATATTTCAGCCTGTTAAGTGAGCCGATGCGTCTGCGGCTACTACACTTATTACGGGATGAAGAAAAATGTGTACAAGAATTGGTAGAGGCAACACAAACTTCGCAGGCAAATGTCTCCAAACACCTGAAAGTAATGTGGCAAGCCGGAATCCTCAGCCGTCGCAGTGAAGGCACTTGCGCTTACTATCGGGTGGAAGACGAAATGATTTTTGAATTGTGTAATCAGGTATGCGATCGCATCGCTACAAGGTTAGAACAGCAAGCTCGTAACTTTCGCGTTCTGAATACAAAACTTTAA
- a CDS encoding nitrite transporter NrtP yields the protein MLKNLFSFKDRYRILHQTWFAFFLTFVCWFNFAPFATTIGKQLHLAPEQIKTLGICNLALTIPARLIIGMLLDRFGPRITYSILLMFAAVPCLATALSQDFNQLVISRLLMGIVGSGFVVGIRMVAEWFPPKEMGSAQGIYGGWGNFGAFGAEFALPMIAVATSFLAGGASNWRLAIALTGIITAIYGVIYFNSVQDTPADKIYKRPKKNGALEVTSVKSFWAMIVSNFGLIFALGLLAWRLEQKNIHFLTLSQMYLVWFVLAGLFAYQTYKAYAVNKELLIGKKTYAPAQRYNFSQVAILEFTYVTNFGSELAAVSMLPAFFEKTFGLEHVVAAMIAATYPFLNLVSRPSGGVISDKFGSRKWTMTIISAGIGVGYLMAHFINSSWPIGLAIAVTMICAYFAQAGCGATYGIVPLIKKEATGQIAGNVGAYGNFGGVVYLTIFSLTDAPTLFSSMGIAALICAFMCAFFLKEPQGSFAGASEELSESSTQKPAILAEE from the coding sequence ATGTTAAAAAATTTATTTTCATTCAAGGATCGTTACCGCATCTTACATCAGACTTGGTTTGCCTTTTTTCTCACCTTTGTCTGTTGGTTTAACTTTGCTCCGTTTGCTACTACCATTGGCAAGCAGTTACATTTAGCACCTGAGCAAATTAAAACTTTAGGAATCTGCAACTTAGCCCTAACAATTCCAGCGCGCCTAATTATTGGGATGTTGTTAGATCGTTTCGGCCCTAGAATTACCTATTCGATATTGTTGATGTTTGCGGCTGTTCCGTGTCTAGCTACCGCGCTATCTCAGGATTTTAATCAACTAGTCATTAGCCGTTTATTAATGGGAATTGTCGGTTCTGGGTTCGTCGTCGGTATCCGCATGGTAGCTGAATGGTTCCCACCGAAGGAGATGGGAAGCGCACAAGGTATTTATGGCGGTTGGGGTAACTTTGGGGCTTTTGGTGCAGAATTTGCCTTACCAATGATTGCTGTTGCTACTAGCTTTTTGGCTGGTGGTGCTTCTAACTGGCGGTTGGCGATCGCTCTTACTGGTATCATCACTGCTATCTATGGCGTAATCTACTTCAACAGCGTTCAAGATACGCCTGCTGACAAAATCTACAAGCGTCCTAAGAAAAATGGTGCTTTAGAAGTTACCAGCGTCAAAAGTTTCTGGGCGATGATTGTCTCAAATTTTGGTTTGATATTTGCCCTTGGTTTATTAGCTTGGCGGTTAGAACAAAAGAATATTCACTTTTTGACTCTCAGCCAAATGTATTTAGTTTGGTTCGTATTAGCAGGATTATTTGCTTACCAAACTTACAAAGCTTACGCAGTCAACAAAGAATTATTAATTGGCAAGAAAACTTACGCTCCTGCACAGCGATATAACTTCAGCCAAGTTGCCATACTCGAATTTACTTACGTAACTAACTTTGGTTCCGAATTAGCTGCTGTTTCTATGCTGCCAGCTTTCTTTGAAAAAACCTTTGGTTTAGAACACGTAGTTGCAGCCATGATTGCGGCAACTTATCCATTTTTAAACTTAGTTTCTCGTCCTAGCGGTGGCGTAATTTCTGATAAATTTGGTTCCCGCAAATGGACAATGACAATTATTTCCGCTGGTATTGGTGTTGGCTATTTAATGGCACATTTTATTAATAGTAGCTGGCCGATTGGGCTGGCGATCGCAGTCACTATGATTTGTGCCTACTTTGCCCAAGCTGGCTGCGGTGCAACTTACGGTATTGTTCCCCTGATCAAAAAAGAAGCTACCGGACAAATCGCGGGTAACGTAGGAGCTTACGGTAATTTTGGCGGCGTAGTTTACCTGACAATTTTTAGCTTAACTGATGCACCAACCCTATTCTCCTCAATGGGTATAGCAGCATTGATTTGTGCTTTTATGTGTGCTTTCTTCCTCAAAGAACCTCAAGGTTCCTTTGCGGGTGCATCTGAAGAGTTATCAGAATCTTCAACTCAAAAACCCGCTATTTTAGCTGAAGAATAA
- a CDS encoding prolyl-tRNA synthetase — MRLSQMLFVTLRDDPADAEIPSHKLLLRAGYIRRIGSGIYAYLPFMWRVLQKVSQIVREEMNATGAQECLLPQLQPSELWKESGRWDTYTKAEGIMFSLIDRRDQQLGLGPTHEEVITAIARDMIRSYRQLPLHLYQLQTKFRDEIRPRFGLMRGREFIMKDGYSFHVDEESLKKTYQDMYQAYSNMLRRAGLAFRPVEADSGAIGGSGSTEFMVLAEAGEDEVLYTEDGKYAANVEKAVSLPADAETSPFTSYEKRETPGTDTIEKLCQFLKCSPTQIVKNVLYQTVYDNGATVLVLVSIRGDQEVNEVKLQNELTRLAANYGAKAIIALNVPSAETQQTWAAKSLPLGYIAPDISDEYIAGNKQVHAKFVRLVDKTAVELKNFVTGANETGYHVVGANWHEQFKLPENIVDLRKARPGDRALHNPEQTLSSARGIEVGHIFQLGTKYSQALGATYTNEQGEEKPLVMGCYGVGVSRLAQAAVEQSYDKDGIIWPVAIAPYHAIVTIPNINDAQQVQIAEKLYTELNQAGIETLLDDRDERAGVKFKDADLIGIPYRIVTGRAIANSKVEVVERATRQSQEIAIDEVITTLKQWITTAIEVKN; from the coding sequence ATGCGACTGTCACAAATGTTATTCGTTACACTCAGGGATGATCCGGCTGATGCGGAAATTCCCAGCCATAAGTTATTACTCCGTGCAGGGTATATTCGTCGCATCGGTAGCGGTATTTATGCTTATCTCCCGTTTATGTGGCGAGTGTTGCAAAAGGTTTCTCAAATTGTGCGCGAAGAAATGAATGCCACAGGCGCACAAGAATGTTTGTTACCCCAATTACAACCTTCTGAGTTGTGGAAAGAATCAGGGCGTTGGGATACTTACACCAAAGCTGAGGGAATTATGTTTTCCCTGATCGATCGCCGCGATCAACAATTAGGATTAGGGCCGACTCATGAAGAAGTCATCACAGCGATCGCTCGTGATATGATTCGCTCTTATCGTCAGTTACCGCTACATCTCTACCAACTGCAAACCAAATTCCGTGACGAAATTCGCCCCCGCTTTGGTTTGATGCGCGGGCGAGAATTCATCATGAAAGACGGTTACTCTTTCCATGTCGATGAAGAAAGCCTGAAAAAAACCTACCAAGATATGTATCAAGCCTACAGCAATATGCTGCGGCGTGCTGGTTTAGCATTCCGTCCAGTAGAAGCTGACTCTGGTGCAATTGGTGGTTCCGGTTCTACAGAATTTATGGTGTTGGCGGAAGCTGGGGAAGACGAAGTTCTCTACACCGAAGATGGTAAATACGCCGCCAACGTAGAAAAAGCTGTGTCTTTACCTGCCGATGCAGAAACTTCACCGTTTACTAGTTATGAAAAGCGGGAAACGCCAGGAACAGATACGATTGAAAAACTCTGTCAATTCCTGAAATGTTCTCCTACCCAAATAGTTAAAAACGTTTTGTACCAAACAGTTTACGATAATGGTGCGACTGTTTTGGTACTGGTAAGTATTCGTGGAGATCAGGAAGTCAACGAAGTTAAATTACAGAATGAACTAACGCGGTTAGCAGCTAACTATGGTGCGAAAGCAATCATCGCCTTAAATGTACCGAGTGCAGAAACACAACAAACATGGGCGGCGAAATCCCTACCTTTGGGTTACATTGCGCCAGATATTAGCGATGAATATATTGCAGGTAATAAACAAGTTCATGCCAAATTTGTACGGTTAGTTGATAAAACAGCCGTCGAGTTAAAAAACTTCGTCACTGGTGCGAATGAAACTGGTTATCACGTAGTTGGGGCAAATTGGCATGAGCAATTTAAGCTACCAGAAAATATAGTAGATTTGCGTAAAGCCAGACCAGGCGATCGCGCCCTACACAATCCTGAACAAACTCTCTCTAGTGCCAGAGGTATTGAAGTCGGTCACATCTTCCAATTAGGCACAAAATATTCCCAAGCCTTGGGTGCAACTTATACCAATGAACAAGGCGAAGAAAAACCTTTGGTGATGGGTTGCTATGGTGTGGGTGTGTCTCGATTGGCACAGGCAGCAGTAGAGCAATCTTACGATAAAGATGGGATTATTTGGCCTGTAGCGATCGCACCTTATCACGCGATCGTCACAATTCCTAACATTAATGATGCCCAACAAGTGCAAATAGCTGAAAAACTCTACACCGAACTTAATCAAGCCGGAATTGAAACATTATTAGATGACCGTGATGAACGCGCTGGAGTCAAATTTAAAGATGCTGATTTAATCGGTATACCTTATAGAATTGTTACCGGACGTGCAATCGCCAACAGCAAAGTTGAAGTAGTAGAAAGAGCAACTCGTCAGTCTCAAGAAATTGCCATTGATGAAGTTATCACTACACTAAAACAATGGATTACCACTGCCATAGAAGTTAAAAATTAA
- a CDS encoding thiamine monophosphate kinase, translated as MTTIKDIGEQGLLAKLQSFCPAEIIGDDAAVLVTAPGKSLVVTTDVLVDGVHFSDATTSPEDAGWRAAAANLSDLAAMGACPLGITVGLGLPGDLKVSWVERLYQGMTECLQKYNTPIVGGDVVRSPTTTISITAFGQVDPQRIIRRAAAKVGDAIVVTGVHGASHAGLQLLLHPQLGQNLTTEQKNTFIKAHQRPQPRLDVLPILWDIVNHTPSTVAGMDSSDGLADAVLQICRVSGVGAVLESHQIPFPTTLEHWLKPEQAIEYALYGGEDFELVLCLPQEQAKTLVKQLSQGAAIIGNITSGSKVLLHDEQQKIPDQVLSLSQGFQHFGQ; from the coding sequence ATGACAACAATTAAAGATATTGGCGAACAAGGCCTGTTAGCAAAATTACAAAGCTTTTGTCCCGCAGAGATTATTGGGGATGATGCAGCAGTGTTAGTAACTGCGCCAGGAAAATCTTTAGTAGTAACAACAGATGTCTTAGTTGACGGCGTACATTTTAGTGATGCTACTACTTCTCCGGAAGATGCAGGTTGGCGAGCCGCAGCCGCTAATTTATCCGATTTAGCCGCAATGGGGGCTTGTCCTTTAGGAATCACAGTTGGATTAGGTCTTCCTGGTGACTTAAAAGTAAGTTGGGTGGAGCGACTTTACCAAGGAATGACAGAATGCCTGCAAAAATACAATACCCCAATTGTTGGCGGTGATGTAGTGCGATCGCCAACCACAACTATTTCCATTACAGCCTTTGGCCAAGTCGATCCCCAGCGAATTATCCGCCGTGCTGCTGCTAAAGTAGGAGATGCGATCGTGGTCACAGGTGTTCATGGAGCCTCCCACGCTGGCTTACAATTGCTCCTGCATCCCCAATTAGGGCAGAACCTCACTACCGAACAAAAAAACACTTTTATCAAAGCCCATCAACGCCCTCAGCCACGATTAGATGTCTTACCCATTCTTTGGGATATTGTAAATCACACCCCCTCTACTGTCGCAGGTATGGATAGTAGCGATGGTTTAGCAGATGCTGTTTTACAAATTTGCCGCGTTAGTGGTGTTGGTGCTGTATTAGAAAGCCATCAAATTCCCTTCCCTACAACTTTGGAACATTGGCTTAAACCAGAACAAGCAATAGAATATGCTCTTTATGGTGGCGAAGATTTTGAATTAGTGCTGTGTTTACCACAAGAACAAGCAAAAACTCTAGTTAAACAACTCAGTCAAGGCGCAGCAATTATCGGCAACATCACATCTGGTTCAAAAGTGCTATTACATGACGAACAACAAAAAATCCCTGACCAAGTTCTCAGCCTTAGCCAGGGATTTCAACATTTTGGTCAATAG